Proteins from a single region of Neodiprion virginianus isolate iyNeoVirg1 chromosome 4, iyNeoVirg1.1, whole genome shotgun sequence:
- the LOC124302918 gene encoding peroxiredoxin-6-like isoform X2: protein MRLNSVIPNFKAQTTQGPIDFYKWQGNSWVVLFSHPADFTPVCTTELGRIAVHAPEFAKRNTKVLGLSCDKLQDHVDWVNDIKSYCQDIPGDFPYPIISDPDRTLAVQLDMIDEENRKNPDFAQTVRALYVISPDHRLRLAMIYPTSTGRNVDEILRVIDSLQLVDRIPEIATPANWVVSDLIILKRVHEFTRSKIIKVQQSFHRQVHPVMPIFTVS, encoded by the exons ATGAGGCTGAACTCCGTCATCCCCAACTTCAAGGCCCAAACCACCCAGGGACCGATAGATTTCTACAAATGGCAGGGAAACTC GTGGGTGGTCCTGTTTTCTCACCCGGCTGACTTCACGCCGGTTTGCACAACGGAGCTGGGACGAATCGCGGTTCACGCTCCGGAATTCGCAAAGCGAAACACGAAAGTGCTCGGACTTTCCTGCGACAAGCTCCAGGACCACGTCGACTGGGTGAACGACATTAAGTCCTACTGCCAGGACATCCCCGGGGACTTTCCTTATCCCATTATATCCGATCCCGATCGCACCCTCGCGGTACAGCTGGACATGATCGACGAGGAGAACCGGAAGAATCCCGATTTTGCGCAGACGGTCAGAGCGCTTTACGTTATCAGCCCTGATCATCGTCTTCGCCTGGCGATGATCTACCCGACTTCGACTGGACGCAACGTCGA TGAAATTCTCAGAGTCATTGATTCCCTCCAGCTGGTCGATCGCATCCCAGAAATTGCAACACCAGCCAACTGGGTGGTAAGTGacttaattatattaaaacgaGTTCACGAATTCACAAGATCTAAAATCATCAAGGTCCAACAATCA